The sequence CCTTACCCGGCGAAAAATCAAGATGGAAAGGAACGTTAGCTCGTCCGAGTGCCCGGGAAGGTCCATAGCCGCTCGGCATAATGCCGGTATCACTGTGATCCACTCGCCTATCGTGATTTCGTTTGGTGAGCCCCCCGACACCGATCCCGAAGGAGACTGGCATGAGCCAGAACTTGCTCGGCGGCAATCCCGCGGAAATGCAGCAGATGGCCACCCAGTTCACCCAGCAGGCGGACCAGGTGAGGGCCACGATGGCAGCCCTCGACCGGGAGGCCGGCAAGGTCGGCACCGCCTGGACCGGCCCCGGAGCCCAGCGTTTCACCGAGGCCTGGCAGAACTACCGCGCGGCCTTCCAGCGTATGTCCGAGGAACTCGCGGAGGCTTCCCGGGTCATCAACACCTACCGCGGCAACATCGAGTCCGCCACGCGTTAGCCGGACCGCCGGAACGCCCCCGCCCACCACGGGCCGGGGCGTTTCTTCATGGGGAGATTCCTCAGGTGACGGCGGCCTGGACGGGGGTCACCGACCCCAGGGTGACCAGCAGGCCCCGGCCGGGCGGGCCGCCGACCGCGCCGCGGGGGAGCCGGATGGTGAAGAGGTCGCCGTCGGCGGGGCTCTGGACCGACAG comes from Streptosporangium roseum DSM 43021 and encodes:
- a CDS encoding WXG100 family type VII secretion target encodes the protein MSQNLLGGNPAEMQQMATQFTQQADQVRATMAALDREAGKVGTAWTGPGAQRFTEAWQNYRAAFQRMSEELAEASRVINTYRGNIESATR